In Bradysia coprophila strain Holo2 unplaced genomic scaffold, BU_Bcop_v1 contig_350, whole genome shotgun sequence, a genomic segment contains:
- the LOC119080256 gene encoding uncharacterized protein LOC119080256, translating into MRILLAKRIKVDFVEPVNDENETPVELMNMTGTHLQDLNEYCLLDIFTTKTLDLTDLCSIAETSKRFKEIVRRIIPKELRLSTENVHLYEVNLGKYQLRSWMSDEGRKDLKRIFKSFGSLLLKVSVNSAGIRYDAFNTELLLLQLITIHCVGNLKSLNLSLNNENLVMRIPPALAAELRPIFEQLQIIHLKNVFVDGDITLFANCNSLVDLELINVRNCLILENAFPKLNTFTYIN; encoded by the exons atgagAATTTTACTTGCGAAAAGGATAAAAGTCGATTTTGTGGAGCCG GTGAACGATGAAAATGAGACGCCAGTTGAACTAATGAATATGACCGGCACGCATCTTCAGGACTTGAATGAGTATTGTCTCCTTGACATATTCACGACGAAGACATTGGATCTGACGGATTTATGTTCTATCGCCGAGACTAGTAAACgatttaaagaaattgttaGACGGATCATTCCAAAGGAATTACGGTTGTCCACCGAAAATGTCCACCTTTACGAAGTTAATTTGGGAAAATACCAGCTAAGGTCATGGATGTCGGATGAAGGACGTAAGGACCTGAAACGAATTTTCAAGAGTTTCGGATCGTTGCTGTTGAAAGTATCAGTGAATAGTGCTGGGATACGTTACGATGCTTTTAATACCGAATTGTTATTGTTACAGCTAATAACGATACATTGTGTTGGCAATTTGAAAAGCCTCAACCTCTCCTTGAACAACGAAAATTTGGTCATGAGAATTCCACCTGCTCTTGCAGCTGAATTAAGGCCAATTTTTGAACAGCTACAGATCATCCACCTCAAAAACGTTTTCGTTGACGGTGACATAACGCTATTTGCAAATTGTAATTCTTTGGTTGATTTGGAACTGATCAACGTACGCAACTGTCTAATTCTGGAAAACGCCTTCCCGAAACTGAATACCTTCACATATATAAACTAA
- the LOC119080260 gene encoding flocculation protein FLO11: MDTAFDNSNDATLDNLNQDIFQKSTNVLTDGDLDMDIKNTNLTTPSIDTLNNIQSYTIDNQKSSEIIDQNRISNDDYIIDENNRHSPPLLLNDAPLNGKASEFNASDNYFGPESNVDDDTTGSPVTEELNEKSDDIANNMVDAIRPDELVSSHGIHFENVDYLKTVDEVEECDMKKDVDVADNLERNFDGVEFENENNMFAADTPMELVAESIKLVDAVLPEKTEDPIEDPVQPENAIVPESGEESEDEWNYIKVSQNANEHETQERNLISQETVEPESLCPDLANDNQSHDDPEIVGIEELSLSDADMASQLNPDAKEFIPTTPSPTNTTPINNLDISDVAATMAARLHLEDELVAQSPRKGSKCEEMVDVPVPEENDFLDDIAQRPADLDSTVMSEKRPGSSSSQCSYQEMNLKEAMHGDEKQEYAPDALSTPDQAAFEINSTNGDHEEFINILNKSMRNQDVMNASFYNDGTSDSNNPFKVDLNAVHRLPTSDDENEDERVEVTGGTTYSFEDTEFGMNDFVQPTDHSGQNGSTVSELGVNRSEPKSNESESIAEVVQEMITENMAVLDQCNLVSTEAEATDINLSATATTTENIIDFIVEQVEQPEAVIDVAAVEPEVVTLATEVIEPVESVVSNLISTECLIPEQQPNIVVESETIAEQSISNDVLAAPEPIAETVPIAETVVAVTGAAVAAVAATAAVAAAKTKSTKPVDPKSKTVPAKKPLSAGVTAKPKAKPEATAPKTAPVPRPRTVASQPPVKAIEKKPTSSLAAKKPVNGEVKSSASVPAAKRPVSSTTTLKSTTAARTGTTTTTTSRVTTSRLTTKTATTTGAEAPKRVATTKTTTTTTSSTLKPRPSSEKPSSTLGRSPISKANTSATDKSTKDTVNKLQTSGARAPVSPRSTLATSRTTTVPPKKVDAAKPPSAAAPIKRPISSTQRAPVAATTNSKVAPTQKRPISSATNRSTTLETVKKTTSTVKKDATKSQANGTKESKPKENGNGTETNETNGTHAFDMPIELNNAVNVEQEPVMM; the protein is encoded by the exons ATGGACACCGCATTTGATAACAGCAACGATGCCACTTTGGACAACTTAAATCAG gacatttttcaaaagtcaACAAATGTGCTAACCGACGGTGACTTGGACATGGAcattaaaaatacaaacttaACAACACCATCGATCGATACACTAAACAACATCCAGTCCTACACCATTGATAATCAAAAGAGTTCGGAAATAATTGATCAAAACCGGATTTCTAACGATGACTACATAATCGATGAAAATAACCGACATTCACCACCACTTCTTCTCAACGATGCTCCATTAAATGGCAAAGCATCGGAATTCAATGCGAGCGATAACTATTTTGGTCCGGAATCAAATGTTGACGATGACACCACCGGTTCGCCCGTTACAGAGGAATTGAATGAAAAGAGTGACGACATTGCAAATAATATGGTCGATGCTATTCGACCGGATGAGCTGGTTTCCTCGCATGGCATACATTTCGAAAACGTTGACTATTTGAAGACGGTGGATGAAGTCGAGGAATGTGATATGAAGAAGGACGTTGATGTTGCCGACAATCTTGAACGTAATTTCGATGGTGTGGaattcgaaaatgaaaataatatgtTTGCTGCCGATACACCGATGGAATTGGTTGCGGAATCTATTAAATTGGTGGACGCTGTTTTACCAGAAAAAACTGAAG ATCCAATTGAAGATCCCGTCCAACCAGAGAATGCAATTGTACCCGAAAGTGGCGAAGAATCCGAAGACGAATGGAATTATATTAAAGTGAGCCAAAACGCTAACGAACACGAAACTCAAGAACGAAATCTCATTTCACAAGAAACAGTGGAACCCGAAAGCCTTTGTCCTGAC TTGGCTAACGATAATCAGTCCCACGACGACCCAGAAATTGTTGGAATTGAGGAATTAAGTTTGTCTGACGCAGATATGGCATCACAGTTGAATCCTGACGCTAAAGAATTTATACCGACTACTCCATCACCAACAAATACAACACCGATAAATAATCTAGACATTAGTGATGTTGCTGCAACTATGGCTGCACGGCTACATTTAGAAGATGAATTGGTGGCACAGAGTCCTCGTAAAGGATCAAAATGCGAGGAAATGGTCGATGTTCCAGTTCCAGAAGAAAACGACTTCCTGGATGATATAGCACAACGACCGGCCGATCTTGATTCGACGGTTATGTCTGAAAAACGACCGGGAtcatcgagtagtcaatgctcgTACCAGGAAATGAATCTTAAGGAAGCAATGCATGGTGACGAAAAACAGGAATACGCGCCGGATGCATTGAGCACTCCGGATCAGGCGGCATTCGAAATTAATTCGACCAATGGCGATCACGAAGAATTCATAAACATTCTGAATAAATCGATGCGAAATCAGGACGTTATGAACGCTTCATTTTACAATGACGGCACCAGTGATTCCAATAATCCGTTTAAAGTTGATTTAAATGCCGTGCATCGTCTTCCAACTTCTGATGACGAGAATGAAGACGAACGTGTTGAAGTCACGGGCGGTACGACTTACTCCTTCGAAGATACTGAATTTGGAATGAACGATTTCGTCCAACCAACCGATCATAGCGGACAAAATGGTTCTACAGTTAGTGAACTCGGTGTGAATCGTAGTGAACCGAAATCGAATGAAAGTGAGAGCATTGCTGAAGTGGTCcaagaaatgataacagaaaatatggcagTGTTAGATCAGTGTAATTTAGTGTCTACCGAAGCGGAAGCAACAGACATAAATCTGTCTGCTACGGCCACCACAACTGAAAATATCATTGACTTCATCGTGGAACAGGTGGAACAACCAGAAGCTGTCATTGATGTTGCCGCTGTCGAACCGGAAGTCGTTACATTGGCAACAGAGGTCATCGAACCAGTTGAATCTGTTGTTTCAAATCTAATATCCACGGAATGTTTAATTCCCGAACAACAACCAAATATTGTCGTAGAGAGTGAAACCATTGCTGAACAGAGTATAAGCAACGATGTTTTAGCTGCACCCGAACCAATTGCAGAAACAGTTCCAATTGCTGAGACAGTAGTTGCAGTTACTGGTGCAGCAGTTGCCGCAGTTGCTGCTACTGCTGCTGTGGCCGCAGCAAAAACTAAATCGACAAAACCAGTAGATCCAAAAAGTAAAACAGTTCCAGCAAAGAAACCATTGTCAGCTGGTGTAACAGCCAAACCTAAAGCAAAACCGGAAGCAACCGCTCCCAAGACAGCTCCTGTACCGCGTCCAAGAACCGTTGCATCTCAACCACCAGTGAAAGCAATTGAAAAGAAACCAACATCATCGTTAGCAGCCAAAAAACCTGTCAATGGTGAAGTTAAGTCATCGGCTTCTGTTCCAGCTGCCAAACGACCAGTCTCCAGCACAACTACATTAAAATCTACCACTGCGGCACGAACAGGCACAACTACCACAACTACATCAAGGGTTACCACTTCCCGTTTGACCACAAAAACAGCCACCACCACCGGTGCTGAAGCTCCGAAAAG AGTTGCGACCACAAAGACTACCACTACCACAACTTCATCAACTTTAAAACCACGCCCATCTTCGGAAAAACCATCATCGACGTTAGGACGATCTCCGATTTCGAAAGCTAATACATCAGCAACAGACAAATCCACAAAAGATACGGTGAATAAATTACAAACATCCGGTGCTCGGGCACCTGTTTCTCCACGCAGCACACTTGCAACATCCAGAACCACAACAGTACCACCAAAAAAAGTTGATGCAGCTAAG CCTCCAAGTGCTGCCGCACCAATCAAACGACCAATAAGCTCAACTCAGCGAGCCCCAGTTGCTGCAACCACAAATAGCAAAGTGGCACCGACTCAAAAACGACCGATATCGTCGGCGACGAACCGATCAACGACCCTAGAAACCGTTAAGAAAACCACGTCAACTGTGAAGAAGGACGCCACAAAATCTCAAGCTAATGGAACGAAAGAATCGAAACCGAAGGAGAATGGAAACGGaactgaaacaaatgaaacaaatggtACGCACGCTTTCGATATGCCGATTGAATTGAACAATGCTGTGAATGTCGAACAAGAACCGGTTATGATGTAA